The stretch of DNA CCAATGGCGGATACACCCTGCATCTTGCTGATGTCGCCAGCTTTCAATTCTGGATTGAAGACCTGCGCAAGGACCGAGTCACTATAAGAGCCGAAGATGACGATTGCCTCATCGATGCCAACGACCCCACACAGCATGCACTGCTTCTCGACAAGCTGGGTCAGGCTCTGCGAGAGGGCCAGATCGACATCCGCAAGACCTCCCGAGGACTACGTATCAGTGTGTCTATGAAGATGGGTGGGGGCACTTTTGAATGGACCTTCCGTGTGTCTCAGGTAACAGAGACGCGTGAGCTGGTGGACCTTCAACGGACCTTTTTCAGTGGACTTATCACAGTTAGCCATTCACTGCTGTCCCAGGTTGAGTTTCTCGAGTCTCAGCTGTCTCTGAAGGACTACCATATTGGAGCTATGCAGAAGCTGTTGGCTGATACCGAGCCAGGACGATCTACAGAGTATAGGCCACGGCGGTTCACTGAGGCAGCATACAAGACCGACCCTGTGAAGCTAACTGAGAGTTGGAAGGAAGAACGACCAGCAGTAACCGAAAAAGAGGCCATGCTGTCTTTGGCAAAGGTGGACCCCTCACTGTGGATGCTACGAGAGactgagaaggaggtggagatcaCAGAAATTAAAGAAGACACGAGTTTCGCGGATGACTTTGTGGATGATCAGGTGGAATCAGCCTCGCAACTCCCTACACAAGACAAGTCAGAGACTCCAACCGAGTTTGAaaccaaggacgagatggCCCAGATGGGCGTCGACACCCCAGACCTGTGCGAGACTGAAGATGAGGAATCTGCTGAGGAAAAAGAGAATATTGGAAAAACTGCAGACGTGAGTAAAGAAGAAACTCCTTCAAGTGAACCTCCACAGACCCCAGAGAAACCAAAACCTACACCTGCAAGCACTTTCACCGAGCCTTCAGCAAGCCAAAACGATAGCCAAGGCTCTCCTAAACGAAGAATTGGAAGTCTGATCAAGAACATCCCGTCTTCGCCTATCAAGGGAGAGGACCCAGGTGTCGCATCAAACACTGAAACACTGAAGAGAAAACAGCTGGAACAGACACTACAGAAACAGCGAAGTGCTGTCAAGAAGAAACGGAGATTTTAGTGATGCTTCAGAGGCCGCTgtctgtactgtagagtacagtactttaCCATGTTTGTATATATTAACGGGATAATGTAACAACAGCAGTTTATGTGTTATGAAATGAGATATACTATAGCTACAGTGTGCTGCGTGCTATGATGTGACTGTGTTAGATGCACTGCTCGTTAACTGGATCAGTTAACCAGACTAAGAACCCATCCAACGGCATCGACGTAGTTCTTGGGATACTCCCCTGTGAATGACTTTTCCATGTCGGCCGAAAGATGCATAAGGCCACGGAGAAAGGCTAAACGTTCAGGAGCCGGCGCGTTTGACCCCGGTTGGATACTGCGAAGATTGGGGAACTGAAACTGGCGCAGTTCGCTTGGACGCAGCTGCTCCATTATATCAGATATAGAACCGATACTGGTGGCTCTGTGGATGTTGTGATTCGGGGCCTGAAAAGCCACGGCCATCCGCAGCACCTTAAACACAACCTTCTCAAGTTCAGGAAGAAGTTGGTCAGGGCTCTCGATCTTGGGATCGTCAATATACTCAAATTTACGAGGACCTGGTGCtggttttggtggtgacTGTGGCTGAGGTGTAGCAGGCCGATATGAAACCGCCGCAGGCTTAGGTACTGCACCCTTGTTATGCCTCGACGGTAAGGGTGCCATTTTTCGCGGAGGTGCGTCTGGGGGTCTTTGGGGTGTTGGTGTACTGGATTTCGTGTCCGGTGGAGAATTACCACTTGTAGACAATTTCCTGGCGTGTCGAGAAGCAAGGCCTCCAGGGGCCACTTTTCTCGATTTTTGTTGTCTATCGTCTGACGCAGCCGAAGAGGGTGTTTTGGGTTCCCTTTTTCGCTTCGAAGGCTCAACTTCGATGTATGTGGAGACATTGGCGTGTTTCGGAGGTGGTCGACTGGGCGGGCTGACATGCCTTGGTGGGGGTGTTggctgtggtggtgggatgGGAGGCGCAAGATGCACATGTGACCTGTGGCTCGCAGCACCCGTATCTGTGTCCATCATTTCTCCCATGTTTTTGGCGTACTCGTCTGCGGTGATACGTGCAATGGTCTCGGCGGTCATTCTCTCCTGATACGACACTGTCATGATCTCGTGGATTAAAGCCTTCATACAGAGGTTCTTATCGTCTGAGAGAATGACTATAAACGCGTCGGCCTTGTGCTGAAAGTATCTACAGCAGTCCAGAATGGCATCATCACCACGTGTACTCTCACCCAGTCTCTCTGACACTTTCTGTCCAAACAGAGCTTGAGAGCGAGCTCCTAGCTGTTCGAAAATCCATGCGTTGGCCATGCGCGCTCTTTGACCTAGTGACAAGTCCAGATCAATGTCTCCTGTGGATACCGCTCCCGTCTGGTACCTGTACTCCATCTTACCTGAGTTTTTCAGAccgtccagctccttgattACTGCCCATGGAACAATGAGAATATGACCATACTGCTCATGTAATGCTGCCAGCTCTTTCAGAAGCGACAAATGTGAAATTGCAAAGTTAGTGTCGATgatgagcagcagcctaTTCTCAAATCGCAGTGCCGGTGGCTCTCCCGTATGGCCCTCCAGGTCAAGATCGAGCTGGTTTCGGATCTCCTGGGTTGCCTTTGTAATCGATGaaatctcctccaacccTAGAATGTCTGTTGCATGAGCCTTCCTCGGCGATCTGCTCCTCCGGGTCTTCATTTTCGGCAGAGGCACGTCCGAGTAATCCTCTTGGGGCGAACTgctcctacttgtagtccgTGGGATTTTCAGCTTCATTTTCGGTAATGGCACATCTGAGTAGTCGGGCTGTGAGTGGGGTCGTGTACTTGCCGTGACAGGTTTCTTCGGAGGGCTGCTCCCCCAATATTGGTTCATGTTGGGGTTCGTGCAAGTAAAAGTACCGCCAATCCGCAAATATTGCCTGTGCCGTATAATGCCGTTAGAGCCGTGATAGTGAGCCTGCTCGTCCCCGTGTCGTGTTTGATCCTTCGCGTCCTGCTTATCGGATCTGCTTAGTGATGGCCAGAGATGCTGGGAAGTAAATTACAGCGTGTggcctacttgtagtacagtaatcATACAGGTACAGTTTATACCTGTACGAGCAGTTGGGAGTTCGGCTAAAATTGAAGGTGGTCTTCGCGGTGATTATATGGGTGGACAAATGACTTGAGTTGTTCTAGAGCATCTCCTGACTTATTTTTTCATACCAATGGCAAAGAGATGTCAGCCGTCATTGGTTTAAATTAAATGCTACAGTGGCCTTCTCGCCTTCCCATACCCATTTTTTCTGACCACTATCGTGGTGGGGGAACAACATGTACTGTGAAGTAGATGCCGAAAACGTGCAAAACAAGCAGTAGTCTGAGCTAAGCAAGAGACTGGTAAATGAATATTGAAGCGATGAACACGGTCTTCCCATACCTGGGTCAAACCCGTTGAACGCCGACCGATAAGAGCTCTCTCAGAACCCACATTCATTCTGAGTTACACTGCCTGCAGTTCAGGAGCTGGGGAAAAAACTCACGTAGGTCCTGTTCATGCATGCAATAAACAATAATCCATTGTTTGCTGGAAGTGCGTTCGAGGGATATCCACATCTTGCGTAAAGTACAGCAATTGAAAGTATGCTGGCACATTTTGCACTATACAATCTGAACACATGCAATTCGTTTGCGTCTCTCAATATTCTCCCTATAGTACATGCTGTAATATGTCAGTCACTGTGTCACGCACTGGTTTCAGCTTGCTCCACCTCTCCTAAATATAACCTTCGGACATGCATCTAGAAATTAACCGCAGCACTAACCTACCACCTTAGATACACACCACTCCGTTCATTGCACCCGCTAACAGCATGCCCGAAGAACCAGTCCAGGGAATCCAGTCGGCCGCCATGTTCGTGGACCCCATGACGGGCCACTTACCAGCCACCACAGACACCCCTGGCTTTCTAGCTCGTCCCAAGGGCGACATCAACccccagaagaaggccgacAAAATGGTCCCACTGCACGTTCTGTGGTTCTTCTCACACCAGGCCATTGTTGGCACTGGAGCTTGCTATTTTGCGCTATTCTTCATGGGCCTGTGCAACTGTAAGCTCGCCAGAGGCCTCTATCGAATCTTCTTTCTGGCGTGTATCTCCGCCTACTACACGTCCATCTACCGAAAGTACGGAGGCCAGCGACCCTCACGATACGTGCTGCTTCAAACAGATACATTCCAGTACCTTCTGATGGCCCTGCTGTTTCTCATTTCGCGACGCAGCATCTTCAAGTTGTTCCCCTTCTTCATGTACTCAGTGATGCATGTCGCTGAGACTCTGCGACGACGAGTGCTGAAGCGAGACTCGCCATTGGCCCACCAGCTCAACGATAATATCCTCAAGTTTGAGGCCCCCATCCAACGCATTGTCGCCGACTCTGAGATTCTTATTCTTCTCAGAATCCTCCTTAACGCTATTTTGTTTAGACAGGGCGCTGCCGTATGTCTGCTCATCTATGTTGTCATCTTCAGACTGCGAGTTGCCTACTCGCCGCCAATCCAGGAGTCTCTCAAGCGGCAGGAGGAGCGAATCGACGACGTGGTCGCTCAGTCATGGGTCCCTGAACCCGTCAAGAAGCACTGGGGCCGATTCAGAGACCTCGTCGACAACTACGAGCACTCGCGACTAACATCACTCCACGACGATCCTGATGATGATCTCGTGGAGGTGCATTCTGACGAGGAGGGCTACGACCAGAATGAGGACCCTGATGATATTCGAAACGTGCCTAAGAAGAAGACTGTTAAGAGACGAGCTGATCTCGACGAGAATGACAAAAAGGAGTAACCGTGGAGGACAACAGGAAGTGAAGCAATTGTGTAATATATTCAAGTATAAGTAAAAACATATATTCTAGCTACTGCTGCATATTGCAAGAATAATTTATAAcatttttgtgttttgAATGTAATGCTTTTGTACTCGTGCCGATGCTGgattgtatgtacttgtgtgTGCGTTCATAGGTTAATGTGACGATTGGTTTCGTTATCGCAGTATCTTTACATCCTATGATTTGCCTATAAGTTGGTTGTGTGGGTCTGTAACCTTCGAAAAAGATCACCTATCATTTGTCTATAAGTtcatgttgatgatgggGTATTGTCCGTCAATTAGATGTCCCATTATTTAGGAaggttctccttgagagtcaTGAGATCCTCCCAAGCTTTAGTCTCTTCCCAGTAGTTCTTTCCTCGTCCAACAAGCACCCGCACGGCActcttgcacttgtacttccAGTCAGGACACACCTCGCCTCCATTTCGaccctccatctctccaaaGTTCTCGTAAGCCTCGCACAGTTCGCCAAGGAACTCGACGGCGTCAGCAAACACCTTCTCATGCTCCTGGACAGTTGGAGAGTGAGTGTAGACTCGGAAGCCCTTCTCAAAGCACTCGAGAGCAGCCCAAGGTCGCTTTCGCCAAATCTCGAccttggcaatggcctTCCACAATCGAGCGTTGGATGTGAGCAGCTTGGGGATGAGGTTGCAGGTGAGATCAATGCACTCCttctggaagaaggagagtCGGGGAGCAATCTCCTCGCCATCGGGACCATCCACAGCTCGAGGGAACTCCGTAGTTACTAGAATGGAAACCAGGGCCTCCACAACAGGCACATCAATGGCCTTCTcaccctccttctcgccCATAATGGCGATGATGTTCTTGGTTCCTCGCAGAACCTCgttccactcctccagctcaatGGCCACTGTCACGTAGTTTGCCCAGATTCTCCAGTCGGAGTTTTCAGATGCAGCACGGGTCGacttcttgagagcgtTGAAAGCTTCGGTCTTCTTGCCCAGTCGAAGAAGAGAGGTGGACAAGTTGCTCCAGGCCTTGGGGTCAGTCTCGTCCAGAGAAACACATCGGGTAAAGGCCTCGGCAGCAAGCTCGTACTGCTCGGTCTCAAGACCACAACATCCATACAGGAACCAGGTGTTGAGATGCAGAGGGTTCACATGCAGAGATTCGTTGAAATGCTTGATGGCGAGATCCAGGTTTCGCTCAACGCCCTTGGGAGGCATGTAGAACCACTGGCCAAGCGATCGCTTGGATGGAGCGTACTTGCCAAGCTTCCATGCCTTCTCCCAGTACTCGGGCTTAAGGGTAATGTCACCCATAACGGACCAGCCTCGAGCATCGTCAGGATTCTCGTCCAGGTGCTTCTGCAGAATAGCAAtaccctcctcctgcttgtCGACAGCAGCTAGACACATGGCCATCTCGGCCCACATTTGCAGTCTCTCGTACAGCCCAAGAGCAGTCTTAAGAGAGCCGATAGACAGGTACTTCTCAGCCAACAGAGCATCCATGCTCCAGGAAGGAAGAGGCATGGCCTGATGGACGTACCGAAGTCGAGATGCAGGGGAagccagcttctcctcctccgccttGTCAGCCTCCTCAAGTCGGGGAATGTATGTCATTGCGCTGTGTCCAAGCTCGTCCACGAGAGCCTGCATCTGCAGAATACCTCGCTCAACGGTCTTTGGGCTGTCAGATTCAAGAACAGATCTCTCCCAAAGAGCTCgggagaagagaagccaGTTGACTGAACAGCTGGGGGCGTAGATAAGTCGCTGCACGTAGGCAGAGAGCTCTTCCTTGGCGAAGGGAGCGTCAGTGGCCTGGCACTGTCGAATGTACTGTTCTCGGAGCATCAGAAGAGCGGAATCAATGTCTCTGAGAGGAGGCTGGGCGTTGGGGTCAATGTCCTGAAGGCCAGGATCAATCTTTCTGTAGAAAGGACTGTCAGGATCTTTTTCGCCCTCCATGGCCGAATAAAGAGGCTTCTCCAGGAAGAGATCCGAGTTGAGAGGCAATGCTTCGGGAAGTTGGATCTCCTCACCGGAAGCTGTGATTTCCTTTCTGCTCTTGGCAAGCAAAAGAAGGACAGGGTGCTCGACAGTCTGGAACTTGGTTCGCTTGGCCATAAA from Yarrowia lipolytica chromosome 1D, complete sequence encodes:
- a CDS encoding uncharacterized protein (Compare to YALI0D00231g, no similarity); protein product: MYDELIGFNFCVQCGKCEAKNRASELGDLHICNMVEANPKAGAWVPITTDDGSFQFFARLTISNGGYTLHLADVASFQFWIEDLRKDRVTIRAEDDDCLIDANDPTQHALLLDKLGQALREGQIDIRKTSRGLRISVSMKMGGGTFEWTFRVSQVTETRELVDLQRTFFSGLITVSHSLLSQVEFLESQLSLKDYHIGAMQKLLADTEPGRSTEYRPRRFTEAAYKTDPVKLTESWKEERPAVTEKEAMLSLAKVDPSLWMLRETEKEVEITEIKEDTSFADDFVDDQVESASQLPTQDKSETPTEFETKDEMAQMGVDTPDLCETEDEESAEEKENIGKTADVSKEETPSSEPPQTPEKPKPTPASTFTEPSASQNDSQGSPKRRIGSLIKNIPSSPIKGEDPGVASNTETLKRKQLEQTLQKQRSAVKKKRRF
- a CDS encoding uncharacterized protein (Compare to YALI0D00275g, similar to Saccharomyces cerevisiae YGR026W; ancestral locus Anc_4.162, weakly similar to uniprot|Q12164 Saccharomyces cerevisiae YLL023c) — encoded protein: MPEEPVQGIQSAAMFVDPMTGHLPATTDTPGFLARPKGDINPQKKADKMVPLHVLWFFSHQAIVGTGACYFALFFMGLCNCKLARGLYRIFFLACISAYYTSIYRKYGGQRPSRYVLLQTDTFQYLLMALLFLISRRSIFKLFPFFMYSVMHVAETLRRRVLKRDSPLAHQLNDNILKFEAPIQRIVADSEILILLRILLNAILFRQGAAVCLLIYVVIFRLRVAYSPPIQESLKRQEERIDDVVAQSWVPEPVKKHWGRFRDLVDNYEHSRLTSLHDDPDDDLVEVHSDEEGYDQNEDPDDIRNVPKKKTVKRRADLDENDKKE
- a CDS encoding uncharacterized protein (Compare to YALI0D00253g, similar to Saccharomyces cerevisiae YOR166C; ancestral locus Anc_6.54, weakly similar to uniprot|Q12104 Saccharomyces cerevisiae YOR166c Saccharomyces cerevisiae); translation: MNQYWGSSPPKKPVTASTRPHSQPDYSDVPLPKMKLKIPRTTSRSSSPQEDYSDVPLPKMKTRRSRSPRKAHATDILGLEEISSITKATQEIRNQLDLDLEGHTGEPPALRFENRLLLIIDTNFAISHLSLLKELAALHEQYGHILIVPWAVIKELDGLKNSGKMEYRYQTGAVSTGDIDLDLSLGQRARMANAWIFEQLGARSQALFGQKVSERLGESTRGDDAILDCCRYFQHKADAFIVILSDDKNLCMKALIHEIMTVSYQERMTAETIARITADEYAKNMGEMMDTDTGAASHRSHVHLAPPIPPPQPTPPPRHVSPPSRPPPKHANVSTYIEVEPSKRKREPKTPSSAASDDRQQKSRKVAPGGLASRHARKLSTSGNSPPDTKSSTPTPQRPPDAPPRKMAPLPSRHNKGAVPKPAAVSYRPATPQPQSPPKPAPGPRKFEYIDDPKIESPDQLLPELEKVVFKVLRMAVAFQAPNHNIHRATSIGSISDIMEQLRPSELRQFQFPNLRSIQPGSNAPAPERLAFLRGLMHLSADMEKSFTGEYPKNYVDAVGWVLSLVN
- a CDS encoding uncharacterized protein (Compare to YALI0D00297g, similar to Saccharomyces cerevisiae YNL313C; ancestral locus Anc_3.32, similar to uniprot|P42842 Saccharomyces cerevisiae YNL313c); the protein is MSYLRPLILSESPAEGSGNTIADLIINGKLPEAHKALSDATDSPETDLLKAAALIQSFIQVNFTGPQIDGLIPENTSGYTQKDLSASNEPANVLTKAAHLLVEALKLLRALVEKQEGELQSYSQWWLTRALVIQQSLLFADASEIHDSLTELFPKFKKLVESDSELATRYYLEKARSELMYDYDSKAEQDLKLGQNASGLLLSLTGFMAKRTKFQTVEHPVLLLLAKSRKEITASGEEIQLPEALPLNSDLFLEKPLYSAMEGEKDPDSPFYRKIDPGLQDIDPNAQPPLRDIDSALLMLREQYIRQCQATDAPFAKEELSAYVQRLIYAPSCSVNWLLFSRALWERSVLESDSPKTVERGILQMQALVDELGHSAMTYIPRLEEADKAEEEKLASPASRLRYVHQAMPLPSWSMDALLAEKYLSIGSLKTALGLYERLQMWAEMAMCLAAVDKQEEGIAILQKHLDENPDDARGWSVMGDITLKPEYWEKAWKLGKYAPSKRSLGQWFYMPPKGVERNLDLAIKHFNESLHVNPLHLNTWFLYGCCGLETEQYELAAEAFTRCVSLDETDPKAWSNLSTSLLRLGKKTEAFNALKKSTRAASENSDWRIWANYVTVAIELEEWNEVLRGTKNIIAIMGEKEGEKAIDVPVVEALVSILVTTEFPRAVDGPDGEEIAPRLSFFQKECIDLTCNLIPKLLTSNARLWKAIAKVEIWRKRPWAALECFEKGFRVYTHSPTVQEHEKVFADAVEFLGELCEAYENFGEMEGRNGGEVCPDWKYKCKSAVRVLVGRGKNYWEETKAWEDLMTLKENLPK